In Arcobacter ellisii, a genomic segment contains:
- the secE gene encoding preprotein translocase subunit SecE: MNRFKNYYANAKAELLKVIFPIKEQIRSAYLSVFIVVTVITLFLALIDGIMSLSLSSIIN, translated from the coding sequence GTGAATAGATTTAAAAATTATTATGCTAATGCAAAAGCAGAATTACTAAAAGTAATTTTTCCTATAAAAGAACAAATTAGATCAGCATATTTATCTGTTTTTATTGTAGTAACTGTAATTACTTTGTTCTTAGCTCTAATTGATGGAATAATGTCATTAAGCTTATCTTCAATAATAAATTAA